In Nostoc sp. GT001, a genomic segment contains:
- a CDS encoding hemerythrin domain-containing protein has protein sequence MVTTLDDTKRNAIAVKLASLKALQQLVIENEQSLLTQGLDSEIADRIRNFIKDDEKNLGVLETVIGQYGIQAEPKKNVTQFIEKARELFKGSELSLYEKVSQHELLKHQIVMSGLIVHKAAQKIGADVLLAIAPLNTINFENRAHQEQLKGILEILGVRELTGQDADQGIWARVQDALAAVSGVVGSAVTQNSDKKDLNIQDVIRLDHNKVNTLFTELLQSNDPQKIQEYFGQIYKDLSAHAEAEEEVVYPRVRPFYGQDNTQELFDEQAHAKQALEEIKALSPSSPQFKEKVKQLMDAIGDHIRQEESTMFAAIRNNLSSDETEQLATEFKAAKTRIQQKLGVVTESNV, from the coding sequence ATGGTAACTACTTTAGATGATACGAAACGCAATGCTATTGCTGTAAAACTTGCAAGTCTTAAAGCCCTGCAACAGTTGGTCATCGAAAATGAACAATCGCTTTTGACACAAGGACTTGATAGCGAAATTGCCGATCGCATCCGAAATTTTATCAAAGATGATGAAAAAAACCTTGGTGTTTTAGAAACCGTAATTGGTCAATATGGGATTCAGGCAGAACCCAAAAAAAATGTTACACAATTCATTGAAAAAGCTCGTGAATTGTTCAAAGGTTCTGAGTTGAGCCTGTATGAAAAAGTCTCTCAGCATGAATTACTGAAACATCAAATAGTAATGAGTGGCTTGATAGTTCACAAAGCTGCTCAAAAAATTGGTGCTGATGTGTTGCTAGCGATCGCACCTTTGAATACTATTAACTTTGAGAACCGCGCTCACCAAGAGCAACTCAAAGGTATTCTAGAAATTCTGGGTGTCCGCGAACTCACTGGACAAGATGCAGATCAAGGAATTTGGGCACGTGTTCAAGACGCTTTGGCCGCAGTCAGTGGTGTGGTAGGTAGTGCTGTCACCCAAAACAGCGACAAAAAGGATCTAAATATCCAAGATGTCATCCGCCTCGATCACAACAAGGTAAATACCCTGTTCACCGAACTACTACAAAGCAACGATCCACAGAAGATCCAAGAGTATTTCGGTCAAATTTACAAGGATTTAAGTGCCCACGCTGAAGCTGAAGAGGAAGTAGTCTACCCAAGAGTACGTCCTTTCTACGGTCAAGATAACACCCAAGAATTGTTTGATGAACAAGCTCATGCCAAGCAAGCATTAGAAGAAATTAAGGCTCTTAGCCCATCTTCACCTCAATTCAAAGAAAAAGTTAAACAGTTGATGGACGCGATTGGCGATCATATTCGTCAAGAAGAAAGCACAATGTTTGCTGCCATTCGCAACAAC
- a CDS encoding ABC transporter substrate-binding protein codes for MTNKKENFRLLISLGLAGVMVAAILWLISKVSSTIIKTSSNPTSTISSFTNKPSIMNLGTRILLKVQTYPEKTDGVKAFAEKDFNTAVNKFTASLKNNPNDPETLIYLNNAKIAQDNSDTLKVAVIASINFDPSLSEEILRGVAQAQNEVNNQGGINGKKLQIVIASAENREDFARLDNELVQDKSIVAAVGVRRNTAIYNQNRLVLVLPVERPNQAENPEKLDNNSINNQPNSSPTNYLFHINPLYENLVDNHSRYIARQARNVAICGDVRSSRDTSTPSSNQILVEQYTQAIKKYGSNVISTPCNLADKNFDPRAFVDKAIEDNASGFLLMPSIRNIYFATKVAQEVKGRKPLFASETMYSATTLQNGKDLEGMVLPVYWHRDANKDNPFAKNAFQLWNAQVNQRTAGAYDALQAIVAGLKQDSTREGLQRVLSNRNFSTSGATGTINFLPSGERKGEAMLVKIERCESCSSGTGYDFALLNKK; via the coding sequence ATGACAAATAAAAAAGAAAACTTCAGACTGCTTATTTCTCTAGGTCTGGCTGGGGTAATGGTAGCAGCTATTTTATGGTTAATTAGCAAAGTTTCTTCTACTATCATCAAAACATCATCAAACCCCACATCTACTATATCTTCATTTACAAATAAGCCTTCAATAATGAATTTGGGTACAAGGATTTTGTTGAAAGTGCAAACATACCCTGAGAAAACAGATGGAGTTAAAGCTTTTGCTGAAAAAGATTTTAACACTGCTGTTAACAAGTTTACCGCTTCACTAAAAAATAATCCTAATGACCCGGAAACTTTAATTTATTTAAACAATGCTAAAATCGCACAAGATAATTCGGACACTCTCAAAGTTGCTGTTATAGCATCAATTAACTTTGATCCTAGTTTATCAGAAGAAATTTTGCGTGGTGTAGCTCAAGCTCAAAATGAAGTTAATAACCAAGGAGGAATTAATGGTAAGAAGCTGCAAATTGTGATTGCAAGTGCTGAAAATAGAGAAGATTTTGCTCGACTAGATAATGAATTAGTTCAAGACAAAAGCATTGTGGCAGCAGTGGGGGTTAGACGTAACACCGCAATTTATAATCAGAATCGCTTGGTGTTAGTCTTACCCGTTGAGCGGCCAAATCAAGCCGAAAATCCCGAAAAATTAGATAACAATTCCATAAATAATCAGCCTAATAGTTCTCCAACTAACTACTTATTTCATATAAATCCGCTCTATGAGAATTTAGTAGATAATCATTCTCGCTACATTGCTCGACAAGCAAGAAATGTTGCTATTTGTGGCGATGTTCGTAGCTCAAGAGATACTTCAACCCCTTCATCAAATCAGATACTTGTAGAACAGTACACTCAAGCTATCAAGAAATATGGCAGCAACGTTATTAGTACACCTTGTAATTTAGCAGATAAGAATTTTGATCCTAGAGCTTTTGTAGATAAAGCCATAGAAGACAATGCAAGTGGCTTTTTATTAATGCCTTCAATCAGAAATATATATTTTGCCACCAAAGTAGCACAAGAGGTTAAAGGTAGAAAGCCACTGTTTGCTTCTGAAACTATGTACAGTGCAACAACTTTACAAAATGGCAAGGATCTCGAAGGAATGGTGTTACCTGTGTATTGGCATCGTGATGCTAATAAAGATAATCCCTTTGCGAAAAATGCCTTTCAGCTTTGGAATGCACAAGTAAATCAGAGAACGGCGGGAGCTTATGATGCACTCCAAGCAATTGTTGCTGGCTTAAAACAAGACAGCACCCGCGAAGGGTTGCAAAGGGTATTGTCCAATCGCAATTTTTCAACATCTGGAGCAACGGGAACGATTAACTTTTTGCCCTCCGGTGAGCGTAAAGGAGAAGCAATGCTAGTCAAAATTGAGCGTTGTGAGTCTTGTTCTAGTGGGACTGGTTACGATTTTGCCCTCTTGAATAAGAAGTAG